TGCTGTGGGAGTAGATGGATAAACACTGTTAATGGGTGAATGCAGGTTATTTCTATGGCCTTGAATGGGTAAaccacttattattattattatttgtttatttattttgctgtgtcCTCTGCTCAGCCCTCTTCCCGACGAGTCAGCATTGCAGTTATCCCCCGGAACAGCGGAGGCGCTGTGCACTTTGACATGGTGAGCAAAGCTGTCATTTCTTCCAACTTAATATGCGAGTGCTCCGGTTACTAATAAGTGTGTGGTTAGTATTGGACAGTTTGCTCTGCAGTGGTGGAGTGATGTGTGAAGGGTTGGATTTGCATGCAGTATAGAGCTGCATACACTGCACTCCAGAATTACTTTCTGATGTGTGGTCATGACAACTACATGCCGTAGTGGCCTGGATAGTGTGCGATAGACATGAGGGGATCTGGTCTAGATTTTTAATTTagtgaattattaattatttttctgtgtgcttgCTTGCGTTTAGCTAGCTTGTGCGCCAGTCTCCTAAGTAATCCCTACACTCACACTCTATATACTATTAGCCTCACTGTATAATTTATTCCCTACTTCATTGGCATTCgactgccccaccccccaatatACAGACTTAATATTAATATGACACAGCAAGCAAAACTGCCTTTTTCTCAGTAGTCTTCTTTGAGCTGTCCAACCACATTTTGTGTGGATGTTACCCTCATTGGTTGCTTCACTGTTTTGATCTGCTGCCTCCATCATCTTGAGACGCAGGACCACACACTTGGCGTTTATACTAAACGATTTCAGATCCAGTCGGTAGCATTACGATTATGTCTGTAAACCCCTCGCACTACAGGATCATTTGGGCAGATAATCGGTTCAGACTAGCCTCGAATCGGGAACGCCCCCGTGATTGTCGGGAAGAGCGAATCGGGCACAAAATCGGCCTAATTATCCTCTAGTGTGGGGCCAGCATAACTATGGATGTTGCCACGCTGTCACTCCAATCGAGACGTGTCTTATATCTTTCAGCGTAGGTCCCGCCCACGAAAACTTTTGGATTCGCAAAAAAACAGTGTTCAAAACTTGGATTAGCAAAAAACAGCGTTCAGAACTTTTGGATTTGCAAAGAAAACTTTTGGATTCGCAAACAAAAGTTTTTGATTcgcattaatacatttttaattacaaatttattttacttgcaataaaacattttttgattgcaGTGTCAATAGTTTTGCTCTCAAATCTATTTTTTGATTGCAGTGTGGAAAGTTTTTCTCTCAAACCTATTCTGTTTGATTGcataataaagacacaaaagtaACTCCACAGGTTATGTGCAATGCATAAGGCAGGGTTTGCGTTGGCTATGACTGGACTTCAGCACATCACTATCTCTATTTCTGCCTGTAGCCCAAGTCACAAGAGATGGCCGAGACAGAAATGGACAAAGCAACCAGGAGGAGCTCCTGGTAAGAACTATGGTCTCATCTTGAATGTGAGGTTGATGATGCTAATGAGTTATGGTGGATATTGTGGTgtcatggtggtggtggtggttggaATGGTGGATGTGGTGATGAGTATAAGGATAATTATGCTGGTTGTGGTGGTATTTATGATAACAACGGTGATGACGATTATCATGATATGTGTGGTGATGATAATGGTAAGAATCATTAGAACAttgtgatgatggtggtggatgtgctaataagaataataacaacTATGCTCGGTGTGTTGCTGATATTGATGATGGCAATGGTCATGATTAttgtggtgatgatgatgatggtgatgatcaTGATCAAGATGGTCGCTGTGGTGTTGTTGTCCTAGATATTCTCTTTCAGTTTAATGGAATGCTGATCGCTGACTTCAAAATAATATTCACTACTGTATTTGAATccaatctatatatatatatatatatttctttttttactatgCCTTCATATTGCTGTTGATAAATTTTCTTCTTTGTAGCATTCGTAACTGAGGAACTTTTCAATAAAACTGCCATTCTTTGCCTTTACGTATACCATGACATTACAAATATTGCACCtttgtttaaatttgaattaaatttttaatcACGTCTGTAAGCCTGAAATCTTTGTGCAAATCTTAATCTTAACATCCCACATTTTTGTTCTACTGTATATGAAATCACATAACTGATATGGAATTTTTGTAAACCAGGCCATTTAATTGGGTGACTCATGACATCAGGGCTGTCCACCATCGTTGCAGGAATACGACAGGGAAGAGCAGCCAGCAGCCCTCTTTAACGCAATTTCTTAACACCTGTGCATGGACGGAAACCAATTATTCCCCTCTAATGAAAGGGTAAGGATTGCCCCATGATGACAGCACTTATCCAGCCATTACTGCCTCCCGTCAACACATGGTTGatatattttgattttgatgtatCCCACGATCCACATCAATTCCAGTGCCATCTGTGGCCTGGAGTCCCATAGGACAGTGCATTATCATCACCCAGGACATAGGGCTTTATTTGGCCCACTAGTGGCCCCTCTGGACAGTTACTGTAAGGCACCTGTAGCCAACAAGGCATCCAGTGCAGAAGCTTGGCCAACTCAGCTGGCAGATTATTGGGTGGAAAGTAGCAGTACTGACTGCATGCATCACAATGTTGTAGTGGTGAGTCATACATACAGTTAGAATTGGgcattataaatgcattttggtgAACAATggggaaattaaataaaaatggatacaTTTGCATCAACAAACTAAATCGTAATTTCTCATTTAGTGTGAAGAATAGCATTTCCTTAAGCTCCTGCCTGTGCAATATCAACATCTGTAGGCTCGAGCAGAAGGACTCCAAAtcggaggaagagaagaaagaggcAACCACGGACAGGAGGTCCAGTCTAACGGAGCTGGGAAGTAGAATCACATCCCTCCTGACCTCAAAGATGTCAGTTAAATTCTGAAACCGCCTGCGTTCCCTTTCCAGCAGCTTTGTTGCTCGCTCTCGTGCCCCGTGCTCTTGGACGGATCTCTACTTGCAGTGCTAAGCCTCATTCAGGGGTGCACGACTCCAGTCCAGACCCCTAGCCgcctcaaaaaataaaaatacattggtTGAGGTTGCTGGGGCTGGAGTTGTGCACAGGCCTGTTAAATTCTGCTTGAGCGGCGCTGTGGAAGGACTGAGCTATGACTGACTGTCGCTAAACTCTCTCTTTAGCGCTGTGGAGAGGACCTCTGGAACGCTGCTGCTTTACTcggctgacctttgacctttcctgTTCTTTTTAACGTTACTCTCCCCTCCTCCATTTCAGCATGGGACTCTCCATTCAGTGTGGGCTGGCTATGCTTCTGTTCATCGTTTAACATTTTACTTCTCTGTCactcgctctttctctcagccACTCCCCAGACCAGATGGCCTCCCAGCCCGAGGATGTGCGCCCCTCGCTGCCCAGGAGGACCCGGGCTTGGTGGGTGCCAGTGGTGATCGTGGTGCTGCTGGCGGCCTTCCTTGCCATGCTCGCCAGCCTGGCGTTGCAGCCGTCAGTGGATGCAGCTCCAGTGGGAACTGGGGACTCCTGGATGACCATCCAGCAGCTACTGTGGCCCTACACTGGCCTGAGGCACAATGGACAGCCGCCTGTGTGAGGGACACTCAGCCCCCTGCTGGTCGTCCACGTTTCGGGCGTGGCCAGCCTTGCGCTGGGGGACtgagggagggggacggggcCACACCGGCACATGAAGAGGCACGCTTTAGCGCATGATGGGAAAGCACTTAGATAGCGCCACCCAGCGCGTTCTGCGGGTGCTGAGGACATTTTGAACCACACCCAGTGAGATGTTGTTCCACTCAGTGCAACGCAACCAAATCATGGAAATGAACTGCACTGCCGTCACCTCACAGCCGTCAGCAGCACTGCCCAATAGCGTTGCCTGCAATCGGTATAGCAGGCCAATCACGTCACAGCGATCAGCACGGTACTGACAAGTCGCGTCACTGCTGTTGGGACAGTGCTGCCCAATGGGAACCTGGCCACCAGTAGAGTGGAGGtggcagtttctttttttaactgttttactGTAGCTTTGACTGAACGGGGTCAGATGCACGCTTTGTTGAGGGATGTGGCTGCCTTTATTAGACACATTTATCAGTAAGCAGTGCAGTACCCACtttattaaacatgtttttattaaagagGTAATAAATAACCATTCTAAGACCTAGGTtatcattttactgttttaacgGATTAGAATATTGTGTGGGAATTCTGAATATCTATAAATTGTACATATATTATTGTTTGTGATTTGTTATGAGACACAATTTTCTCCTTAAGTTCTTTGCTGTGTTCTACATTATGAGTTTATGCACTTCTGTACGTTCCATGACGGGAGAGAGGGATTTGCACAATAAAGCATGTAATACTGCTAAAAGGCCTACGGTCATGAGTAGGTGAGCACACGCGTGGCACACAGCAGGCTGTGAACGCAGTCGGTGAAGAGATAATGCGACTCCTGCACCCGCCGCCACCCGGCCAGAGTCATGCTCTCTTTGAGCATGTGCAGGAAGGTGGAGTGGAACTCGGTGTCATCGGCCAGCTCTGGCGAGAAACTGTCACTCCACTCCTTTATCTCCAGGCACTGGCTCCTCTGAGCGCCCATTAAGAACAAAGACCACGCCTCTTCTGGCACAGGCCCCTCCTCCAGGTGCTGACATGCCTGTAGGGGATGTGGTAACTGTTGTAACCATAGTAACAAGAGAACCAggaatttgttttttctcccgATTTCTTCCTAAAAACACAAGGCatctgttaatgtttttttaaacgttaTTTACATTATAGTAAATTACCTAAATAGTAAACTATCCTgctaaacataaaaaaactacaatatTGCGTCATCAATTTCTCCATTGTCTTCCTGCCTAGCTTTATGTAGTAACGCTTGCTGTTAAATGCCCGGGTGTCATTCTCCATTCCTGGAGAGACCGCAGGTTGTGTTTTCATCCAGCCGATTCAGGCCTTGGAAACTAGGACTGCGGCCAGTCAACGTCACCAGTCAGTGAAACGCATTAATaccagcagacacagaggcCCTCCAGCACTACAGTGTAAACGTGGTACCTAATTGACCAGTTATTTTGGGTCACGCCTTTTAACACCAGTTATACTTTTCGAAATGCAAAAGCAGTAGAACCTCAGAGATACTAACCCtttggaatgggggggggtgtttttggAACTTTAACATTGCCTTTCCTAAAGATATAGGATAATAAGCATGGTGATATAGCGTAATCTGTACTTAATGGTCACTAAAGAAATGCTACATGATGAATCGGGGACAGTGCATGGATGATTTTGTGGATGAATTGGGGATCTGGCCGAGACTTCATGACCATAAAAGGGTCCCACCTTTTCCCGCCTGCGCAGTCCAATTTGTACGAAAACTGCACTTTACACAAACACTTTACACAAGCCCATGGTaagtcaatgggtgatgtcacagtcactttgTCTACAGTCTAtgatgtgtactgtatgtacctgAAGTACTATGTGCTCCTGTCCACAATGTGAATTCCAGCGGCTCCAGGAGAAGGCAGTTGTGGAGGCCATCAGTGCCATCTGTTCATATGCCGTTTGTTCTGTCAGTGGGTCctgtggattgtgggaaatgtttaGTGATGACTAATGATAGCCATCCTGTAAATTTTTCCCTAGCATTAAGTGCTTACCTTGGCGGTAATGCTGACGTATTTGGACGAGTGTTCgttcacaaatatatttataccTGAGCTTGTCAGCGCTTTTTGAAAAGAAGAGACACTCATCCACTTTCCTGACACGTGGCTCAGTTCACTTCTTGGGTCAGTGGTTAACATGCACTTGTTGTCCTGCCATAGGTAAATGAAAGCACTGGGTAAGGCTGGGTTtgtatacttttaaaatgcatccTCCTTTCATGCCTAGTCTCCTTTTCATTCAAGGGGCTGGCTGACATGACCGGGAATGTTCATACTGTTTAATTACTGGAGAGGATGATTATGTCTAGATTCATTCAAGCAATTTTCTTGTGTTTGCTTATTTCTGCTCTTCCTTGTAAAGGAAGTAAAGCAGATGGTCAGTTCCAACTGTGTTCCACCCGTCTGGTTACAATAAAGAATCAATGTACTGATACAGACGGTAGACCCTGGCTTGCCTTGATTGTGATGCTGACTTCAGTAAGGCCTGCAATGATAGTCAGCAGGGCATAGTTCACTCCCAGTGGCCGCAACTCCCAGGACTGGAAGGGCACATTCGCGTAGGAGTCCTGCAGGAATGTGAAGGTCCGGAAGGAATCCATCTTGAATGAAATTGTCCTGGTGGGCGCATCATAAGTGATCTCATAGGCACCATCTCTCCtccactgcagagctgcaggagAACATTGGCAGAGATGGCAGTCCTGGAAAGTACGCTGTTCAGACATGTTTAGTAAGATACGTCCagcccagagagagcagatatTTATGTTGTGGTGCAGTCTTCCACAAAAAGTGAGGCCTGACTAAAAACCAGATCCAGTTTAAAATCCTGTACACTGTATTCAGATAATAAACACTGCTTTCATATTGATGTACACCCCTGGACTGCCTGCTAAGTCCCACCTGTAGGATCCCAGCATGCAATCATGGGGTCCTCCAAGAAGATTACAGAATCAGGCAGAGTCATAGTGATCCCAACTGGAGGAGAACTGGAAGGTTCTTCCTTCTTGGTGATGGAACTTTGGATCTGGGCCTGATCTGGTGGGTAAGGAAAAGCCTGAAGTCCAACATCCAGAATCTGGACAGAGAGGGGCAGGATGTGATGCTCAGCACAGGATTCCAAGATTCATAGTAAAAGTTCACCTCATTCATTGCCCCCTAAGAACTGATTCAGGATCAGCTAAACCAACCGCTTGCTTCACTGGACAGTGATATGGGTCATACTTGGCTAATAAACCAATGGTCAATTACTTATTCTGTCTTGTAGAGGGGCCTCCAACTGGCAATTGGAGTGACAATTCAATTCAACCATTGACCTACGGTATAACATAATGTTGGATAAAACTATGAAAGTAATATTCTTTTACAGAGCTTGTAGAGATATAGCATTTTAGGAAAATGCTAACccaaccctaatcctaaccacAAGCAATTACTTCAGGTCAGTTTTAGGTCTGTGTTTAGAGACATAGTTTGTTCACCTTTCTCATTTCCCAGCCCTTTATCAAGTGAGACTGGGGCGGTAGATGGAaagcttcaaaataaaatactccACCAAGAGGCATGTACTGGTACAAGTCAACAAAGTCCACCTCCGGGGTATTAGCCACAGGTTCCGGGGAAATGTTGACAGGGGCTTCTTCAactgttcacaaacacagtgacacattttatcAAAAAGTCATGAGAAAATACACCCATTTAAGTGTTAACTTACATTCAGAAGAAGGCCAGAAAATGACTGTGCACACAGGGGATAcaaattggttttaaaaatcacattaatAACTGCCTCCTGAGATGAAAGAGATAGTGAGATGTCTCTCACCTGCTGTAGCTAATTCCTCTGCTGGGGTCTCAGTTCTGTTCTCTCCTTCATCTAGAGTGGGCTCCTGTGAAACTGTGCTCCTCCTGTCTTTCACTGAAGCCACACTCATAGAGCTctgttacacaaaaacacaccctcAGGcctacacacaaaaaacacccattgtATAGAgtaaaaacatactgtatattcagtggttcccaaacaatgaatgaatgtcATTACTATTACTGTACTACTTCCATATGAGGGTTTCCAAATAAGAAGCAGAAACAATAACCAGGTTCTTTTGGATTCATGGAATAATTAATAAGCTGTATGGTAAAATTCTATTTGTAGCGCTCAATATATTACAACTAATTTATGAGTACTTAAATAACTATAATTTCCACTTAATTTCCATTCAATtgtttagaaaaatatttttcccaagTTACTTCCTGGGATCAGCATTTGGTTAATTTCAATTACTAATAAATAgactttaattatttttttaaacaatagtTACTTTctgatatttgcatttaattatttgaaaattgttttcttcacaaataataatataaactataTTTATTCCAGGTCTTTTGAATATGGACTACTGGAAAAGAAGATAACTCATTAGCAGTGTTGTCTTACAAGTTGTTCCTTACACCCCCTCCACAAACCATTTGCCCTCCTTACCACCCTCGCTCCTCACCCCACCTTTCTGCCGTTCGACTTGACCGACTGTGCATCTGCCTCGCCGTTCTCcgtgccctcctcctccccctgctccacTTGTTCCAGTTCAGCCACCAAGAGCGCCTCCTCCGCCAAGGCGGCAGCCTCCTTTCTCTGCACCTCACGACTCAGGGGCGACAGGTGGTCGTAGCGAGTGTGCAGGATGCGCACGGCGATGTCACTCACTGCCAGCTGCTTGGGCAATTCAAACGCCACGCCCACGTCCTCGAAACGGATCTCTTTCAACCTGAGAAATGGGGAAAGGGGGTCCTTTTATACCAGAACACCTCCggattacaaatctgaaattgtagagcacagagccaaatcaagaaaaaaatgtctttgtcccaaacaattTGGGGCTCACTGTAAATTAATCTAAGTGGGAGTGCGTGAAGTTCTTGCATTCTACCTTGCATTCTTGCTGAGGTTGGACCAGAGACACAGAGTGATGTTACTGTCCCGGATTACTTTTTTCATGTTCCCAGTCTCCATGTCTGCATTAGTGTGCGACCACtagagagacaaagacagcaCTTGgacatggcaaaaaaataaataaatgtggctcCTTTCAAATATCTAACTCTATGACAGAGTTAGCTATTTAATAGTACAGCAGGCTCTAATTTCTCTTCCATGTCACAATGTCCATTTGATATACAACATAAGTGATTTTATAGGCTACATACCACCTGGATATAGGAAATAATCATCAGAAGACTCTTCAGTAAATTGAACAAACTTTACCTTCAGTATCTCCTCCGAGGCCAGATTGAGTTTAGAATGAACTAGATTCTGTAGAGACAGAAGGGTTTCTTTGTCTTGCTGTGCATCTTTCTCATCTTGTTCAGAGTCCCCTCTGTCATTCAGCACACACTCTAACTCCTCTATGAGCTACAGGAGAGATTTACCACAAATCTACATTAGACCCAGAAATGCTGTGCAGTCGTTCTcacaaaacaccaaaaatataatttggatTAAAGTGGCAGTGGTAAACTACAGGCCTTTGCCATGAAAGGGATGGTATAACACTGGATATAGCCGGGTGTGAGGCCTGACTCTCCGGCAGTACTGACCCGTAGAGCCTGTGCAATGTCTTTCATAACTGGACTAATCTGGACCTCAGGATCTTCTCTCCACAAATTGATGAAAGCATTGACCTCCTGCGGTATAGAAGGGTTTGGACTCCCATTGCAACTCATGTAGCGCTCCCACTGAACAAGACCAGAGAGCAAAACCAATCACTCTCACAAGGAAAGGACACAGTGCATGAAATGGAATGGGTAACCTGTACTGTACATAGCAATCTTTCAGTGTAAAGATTGACATGAATTAAGTCTGTGAGGCTGAATTGCTTACCATTACTTTATCTGGCTTACCTTTGCCTTCTCTTTGGTCTCTGCTTGCCATTTAGTCACTGCAAAGTAGTTACCCTCCAGCATTTGGCTCAGTTCACTCAATTCATCTCCTCTGCGCTCTCTGTCCTGTTTATGAAGGCACGCTCTAAGTTGTCACAGTGCTGCTGATACACCTCTCACCAAAACACTTCTACAGGACATAATATATATCTTATCCTGTCATTTGCATGGTACATATTAAATAGAATTTAATATAGTCATGTTATACACCCTCATTGTTAAATTTATGAAGTCACTCTTGTGACGGCAACTGTCAGATAATATGGTCATGTGAAAATGACCCAGGGTTGCTATTATGGCCGGACCTTCTTCTCCAGCCACTCCTGCTtctcctgcctcttcctctccctctccaatctctcccgctcctcctgctccctctgaaGACGCAACTCCTCTATGAAGTAAAGTCCAGACAATGTAACACCTCTGTCATGGCCAATATCAAATCAGAGCTCTTCCTTGAACAAAAGTAGCCATaccctcttccttctctctccgcTTCTGCTCTTCCTTCAAGGCTTTTGCCTTCTCAGCCTTATTGACCTTGCCAccttttttcttgaaatgagCAGACAACTTCCATAAATTACATGATCGAGCAACCTTGATTTGAAACTCAAGAATGACATGTTTCGACTTTGACAGACATGTATCTAAAACTTTAATAAACCTTTTCCCTCTTCCTAATACAGAAAGCATACCCTGCATTAAGCCATTTAATTTAGTTGGTACATTCTGCTCattctattttttgttgttgttcttattttttctgaCAATGCAACATGTCCACAGGCttaatatggaaataaatatgcatattaaaCACAACATTAGACAGCGAGAaagaataaacaataaaaaaattaaattcaagcCATTGGTTCTAAAGAACAGTGGGAGCTAGTGTAAAGGGTGAAACCTAAGGCAGTTAAGAAATAAGGGTTTGACTTTAGTTCTCAAATCTGCATCATTTAGgttatttgatttaataatttattttattgtgaataacaaatacattataGCCTATCATGTTGCCATATAACATTATACAGCATAGACAAATCTGGCCATCTTCTCCAACTCCTCATATAAACTATGATGTGACACTGTCTACCTCCTCATACCTGTCCTTTCTTGGGTCCCTAACACAACAGAAAGAATATAAAGTTAAAAATGACAATCACAGTAGAAAAAGGCATTCGTTGAGAAAATCTGTAAAGCAGTAGGCCTATAACGTATCTCTTGTAATTTAGCGCCTGATAAAATGGTAAGGTTACAACAGTAGTAACATAGATGGCTCGCTACCGAGTGAATTTTGCAACCTGTGCAGCTTATACGATAGCTAAGAGTGATAGTTACATATAATACACTATAACAAACTAAGCAAGCATGTTATCAAGAATGTGGATATACGAATAATCggtattcaattaaataaatcaccATGATGTTCTCCCACTGGCGTTCTCCCCTAAAACGTCCCTGTTTTGGCGTCCTAATTGCTATGGTAACAGTAAAGCATGCGCATTCAGACTTCCACGGCAGGCTGCTTTCCGGCATTCCTTTCTGCGTTTGCGACAGCGTTGCTAACTGGTCTACGGCGCTGTTTACGATCGAAGAACTGATCtaaactgaaaactgaaggaCGAAGTGGTAAAATGAAGGTAACAAGCCAATTGATTGCCAAATATATTTAGGATGATTTTCGTGCTTATGCATATTgttcaatttaaataatattgtgtgTAGGAAACGCCACAAATTGTTCAGTTTCGTTTTCACTCAAGGTTAGCTAAGCTAGAAAGACTAAGTTGACATGCTTAAGCAAGTAAGCAACATTAACTTAAATTAACTCGGTTCAAGACAAATAAAATCCAGACAAATCTAAACTATTCCTGTTATGCAATGCAGTTAGTGTGCAGTTTTCTTTATGTAGAACAGAATAtcacactgaaatgaaaactgttTACTATCAAGCTAGATACATGCATCTGCGGGTAACTAACATAGATAGCAAGCTGTTTGTCTTGTGATCATTTAACCTGGCTTGCTTGCTAAAAAACTAGCCACTATCAGTGAAGCTAGCAACTAAACCTTGCAGTGATCACACACTAATGTAGACACGTAACAGTACTTTGTTTTGTGTAAGGTGAGTAATTTTACAGTCCACTAAACGCTTGTAGATATCTGACTGATACCCTTTGATTTCAGCAGTGAGGGTCCAAAGGTGTTCCTACATCCCGTCTAGAAGGCGACACAATGGCCAATCAATTGAGAGGTGAAGTAGTCAAATTGTACAAGAGTGTAAGTGCAGAGTGTCATTTTACATCTCCCTATATGTGGAACAAACAAGACGCTGCTTTATTGGCAGCTTTGTTGCTGTGTTTACCTCCTAAAAAGGTATTGATAGGCTGATTAGGAACTCTGTTCATTTAAACAATCTGGAGAACAATGCAGCTCACACCTCATGCATTATTGACAACCACTTGTTTCACTGAGACTCAATCTGCTCCAGGGTAATCACAGTATTTTTGAGCTGTATATTTAGCTAATGTTAACTTTCTGTAAGGTACGAGCAGAGGCTAATCAACATACAATATTTCTCTCCATTAAAGCTGCTGTTTCTGGGACGGGAATACCCCAAAGGTGCCAACTACTTCAGAGATCGCCTGAAAACAGCATTCATGAAGAACAGAGATGAGACAGATCCTGAAAAGATCAAACAGATGATTGCTCGTGGGGAGTTTGTGATAAAGGAGCTGGAGGCCCTGTATTATCTGAGGAAATATAGAGCTCTCAAGAAACGGTACTATGAGACAAACGAATGACAGACCCTGATGCACCTCTGTTCCTTGTCCATGGCCTTTCCAAAAACTATCAGTGTGCCACCAGTGTGGAGACATCCGTCAGTGATACCACTTTACTATGCTGATCTGTACCATGTCCACAAATGCCTTGTTCGGTTTTTCACGGGGCTAATTACTTCAGAATCTGGGAAACTTGGCTGAAAACAAGAGAAACTTATCGTTGTTGCAtcaaatgaacataatctgaGTTGCACTAcgggaatgttcttaaccgttgttttttttgtgtgaaattctGTGAAACACTGATGTGTTAAGCAACCATTTGTAGAATGTTACTGCCAACATACTAATGAAAATTTCCATTTGATACAAACTAGTTtgtgttctttcattttaaacaggtgTATATACATTTTACCATCATCCTGGACAGTTTCCTGAGCATTACACTCACAGCATAAGTGATGGTAAATCAGAAGCAACATAGAGAAAACATAGCCAGATCCCCACcctataaaatgtataatatttgaAAGGTTTCACAGACAGTTTCTTTCAGAACAGAATAAAGCATGATCCTTAATGTCATCCAGATAAGTGTGCAAGCAAGTCCATTGGGGGAAAtgattgtattcatattttttaataaaagattCCCTCACTatgcttgctttttttctttgaccGTA
The nucleotide sequence above comes from Anguilla rostrata isolate EN2019 chromosome 7, ASM1855537v3, whole genome shotgun sequence. Encoded proteins:
- the dnai7 gene encoding dynein axonemal intermediate chain 7 encodes the protein MPESSLPWKSECACFTVTIAIRTPKQGRFRGERQWENIMKKGGKVNKAEKAKALKEEQKRREKEEEELRLQREQEERERLERERKRQEKQEWLEKKDRERRGDELSELSQMLEGNYFAVTKWQAETKEKAKWERYMSCNGSPNPSIPQEVNAFINLWREDPEVQISPVMKDIAQALRLIEELECVLNDRGDSEQDEKDAQQDKETLLSLQNLVHSKLNLASEEILKWSHTNADMETGNMKKVIRDSNITLCLWSNLSKNARLKEIRFEDVGVAFELPKQLAVSDIAVRILHTRYDHLSPLSREVQRKEAAALAEEALLVAELEQVEQGEEEGTENGEADAQSVKSNGRKSSMSVASVKDRRSTVSQEPTLDEGENRTETPAEELATAVEEAPVNISPEPVANTPEVDFVDLYQYMPLGGVFYFEAFHLPPQSHLIKGWEMRKILDVGLQAFPYPPDQAQIQSSITKKEEPSSSPPVGITMTLPDSVIFLEDPMIACWDPTALQWRRDGAYEITYDAPTRTISFKMDSFRTFTFLQDSYANVPFQSWELRPLGVNYALLTIIAGLTEVSITIKDNKCMLTTDPRSELSHVSGKWMSVSSFQKALTSSGINIFVNEHSSKYVSITAKDPLTEQTAYEQMALMASTTAFSWSRWNSHCGQEHIVLQACQHLEEGPVPEEAWSLFLMGAQRSQCLEIKEWSDSFSPELADDTEFHSTFLHMLKESMTLAGWRRVQESHYLFTDCVHSLLCATRVLTYS
- the lyrm5a gene encoding LYR motif-containing protein 5A, whose translation is MANQLRGEVVKLYKSLLFLGREYPKGANYFRDRLKTAFMKNRDETDPEKIKQMIARGEFVIKELEALYYLRKYRALKKRYYETNE